The archaeon BMS3Bbin15 genome includes the window CAATTTAACCCTATTATACTTTGTAATATAGCCATAAGTCCAGTCACACTTTAGAGTATTCACAAGTTTCCATCTAACGATATTCATAAATGCAACTGATTTTAATGTTTGGTTTGCTTTCTGCTGTATTTCTGGATATCCAAACTCTGCTGCTGTTTGATTACCTTTCTTCTGATTACATTTATGACACGCTAAAGTCAGATTGGAAACTCTATCTGTTCCACCTCGGATTTTAGGTATAATATGCTCAATCTCCAAGGGTGTATTACTCTCACCACAATAGGCACATTTATGCACCCATTTCTCTAATAGATATTCCCTTACTTCACAGCCCTGTAATTCACCCTGCTGGTATTCTACTCCTTTAATCTCTGGATTCTGGAGTTTATGTGTATCAAAACTCGCTACTTCTACTATGATTTTTGTTATGGGTAGTATCTTTGTCAATTTGTTAATCAGTCTGAAGTGTGTCTCAAGTTTATGCTGAATACTGGGTGCAAACCAGCCGTTTGCTATACTACGATTATTGAATCTTGGCTTTCTATGCCATAATCTATTCCTTCGAGCTCGCCTGTAATTACTTTTTTGCTCAATAAGTTTGGAGATTCTTTTTCGCAGGGTTAACTCACCTGATAGTAATTCGCTTTTCTCTGTTATTATACTGAAGCCTATTGTTGAATATCCTGCATCTATACCCAAAGTTATATCCTGTTTTGCTTCACCTGTCGGATATTTTAACTGTATAGTAAATGGTGTTCTCTGAATCACACTTGCTTTTCTTGGTGTTGTAGGCATCAAAGGTTGTTTGTGCATATTTATGACAGGAACTCGCAAGTCCTGTCCACTCTTGCCAGAGTGTAAGTCCTGAGCGGAGCTGTTATCAGCCAGTACTTTGTAGGGCACACTGGGGAGTTTCCTCTCTGGTTTATAATACCTCACTTACAGAGCAGAGAACTTGAGGAGTATTCTCTGGTGTGTTCTTGAACTCTACCAATAACTGCTGCATATCCAATGCCTCCTAATCAACCAATTGCTCCTGCCCCTCACGGGACAAGCCCACATGCTTTAACCGTGAGTGACTGACGTACTCAAGCCTATAGCTCTATCTTCATAGTATCTATAACATATTTCACACTTATTCCAGCAATAAAAGCATAACTCATATTTGTTGTGGCCACTGCAATCCCGGCTATAAGTAAAGAAATAAAATAGTCATTAATATTCTTAAGGTCTCTGACAAGAAGTGCAAGCTCAAGACCTGCAAACAGAAGGAGTACTCCAAGCACTGAAGCAGGGATTGATGTCAGAAGAGATACAGAAGCCTTGCCAAACAGAAGTGCAAGAACCACAAAAATCAGACCTATCATAATATTGCTCCCGGCTGTTCTTGCTCCAAAGCGGTAGTGAGCAGCCATTCCACCCGCTCCATGGCACATTGGCATGCCACCAAAAGCACCGACAATAATATTAAAAATACCCATACTCATACCAAGAGCTTTATAAGTCGTTTTTTTCGCCTTCTTAACTCCAAAAAGGCTTTGGGCTGTATCACCTGTTGAAATTACGGCATTACCTATTGTAAGGGGAATCTGAGGAATAACAAGAAGAAAAAATGCCGTGATGAAATTGGTTTTATTTGGGAAAAAAAGCCTGATTTCAGTTGGGCCGGGGGAAAAAGACATTCCTCTGGTTCCTCCCATAAATAGTCCAATAGCTGCCCCCGCTATTATTATCACAAGAGCAGCAGGGTAACGCTTTGAGTTTATCAGAATAAGAGCAAGAAAGAAGCCAACTATTCCAAAGATTAAATTCTGGGAAAGAGGAATTCCCTGTATAAATCTCGGCAGAATCATTCCAGGAGATATAAAAAGCTGTGGAATGGTAATAAGGACAAGCGCCTTGGATACAAGAATCAGGCCAAGACCAAGCTGAATACCTCTGATAATAGGCTTTGTGAAAAACCTGCCAAGAAAATCGACTATTCCAGTTATGGAGATTGCAATTAATATAATACCAAAGAGAAGTGCCGAAGCTGCAAGCACTTCAGGAGTAACAATTTTGGGGCCAAGAGCTATGGCTATAGCGGAAACCACCTTCAAAGGCTGAACAGGTACAGGTATTTTAAAATAAATCCCGGCAGAAATATAAAATATCCCAACCAGAAGAAGGACAACACTGGAACTCAGACCATTGATAACAATCAAACCGACTGCAAGAGGTATCAAAGTACCCAAGTCACCCAGAGAACCTGCAAACTCCACACGGGTGAACCTGAAATTCTCCATCATCTATAATTTTACTGTAGAATATTTAAACTTTTTTGTATTGTATAACAGTAAAGTAACTGTCTCTGAAGTAATTTGTTTCCACACCTAAAAGGTTTTTATTCTAATAAAAGAATATATTAGCATGGAAGAAGCTCACGTAGAAAAAAAGATATCTGCCTCTCCCGATAAAGTTTACTCTCTTATAATTGATTTCGAAAAATGGTTGAGATTCAACCCGTCCTGGTTTGATCTGAAAGTTTTAACTGAAAATCCAGAAGTGAAAAAGGATAAAAGAATAGACATAAAGATATCCTTTGAGGATGATGAAGAGAAAATCAACAGATTAACTTTTAAAGTAGAAGAGGCTTCTAAAAATAAAATCCATTATATCCTATCAGATGGCAAAGAAATAGAGTTGATAATTGAAAAAAGTGGAAATGGAACACTTATCAGTCATAGAGAGACCCTTCTGAAGAATGAAAACTATGAAGAGAAAGAAAAAGAGATAAATCAATGGCTGGATGCAATAAAGCATTATTCGGAACTCAACAATACATTTACTGCAAGACTCTCAAAACTTTTTATGATAAAGTTTTTATGAGAATGAATCCAATGCAGAGAAGAATTACATTACTTATAATTCTACTTCAGGCTGCCATGCTTATAACCACTATTATTGCTCTTCTTGTAATATACGTTAATTCCAGATTCAACCTTTAATGACAAGAACAGGCAAACTAATTTTTTCAAGTATCTTTTCCGGTGTTCTGTAAGATTTAAAACGTTCGAGTTTACCCCCATATTGCTTTCCACCAAGAGAGTCAGGTACCTTGAAGCGCTTTGCCAGTATCATAACAAGTATTGCTGTACCAAAAACAAATACTACAACCATCAGAGTAGCAGGTCCTGTAGCTCTTACAACATCAGCCCACATATAATGTGCACCCAGCAGGATTATGCCTGGCTTGATAATGGGCCTCGATATATTAACCCCGTTTTGTAATACACTGGGTATACCCACTGTATTTTTTATTATCATCC containing:
- the cas9_4 gene encoding CRISPR-associated endonuclease Cas9, which produces MPYKVLADNSSAQDLHSGKSGQDLRVPVINMHKQPLMPTTPRKASVIQRTPFTIQLKYPTGEAKQDITLGIDAGYSTIGFSIITEKSELLSGELTLRKRISKLIEQKSNYRRARRNRLWHRKPRFNNRSIANGWFAPSIQHKLETHFRLINKLTKILPITKIIVEVASFDTHKLQNPEIKGVEYQQGELQGCEVREYLLEKWVHKCAYCGESNTPLEIEHIIPKIRGGTDRVSNLTLACHKCNQKKGNQTAAEFGYPEIQQKANQTLKSVAFMNIVRWKLVNTLKCDWTYGYITKYNRVKLNMEKSHVNDAFVIAGGTTQSRTIPYMATQTRRNNRSIQTNRKGYKPSIRKQRYKLQPGDLVKYIKSLFRVKGVFNYGKWVRLISLTKANKIINVNIKKVELVKYGKGIQF
- a CDS encoding sulfate transporter family protein; translated protein: MMENFRFTRVEFAGSLGDLGTLIPLAVGLIVINGLSSSVVLLLVGIFYISAGIYFKIPVPVQPLKVVSAIAIALGPKIVTPEVLAASALLFGIILIAISITGIVDFLGRFFTKPIIRGIQLGLGLILVSKALVLITIPQLFISPGMILPRFIQGIPLSQNLIFGIVGFFLALILINSKRYPAALVIIIAGAAIGLFMGGTRGMSFSPGPTEIRLFFPNKTNFITAFFLLVIPQIPLTIGNAVISTGDTAQSLFGVKKAKKTTYKALGMSMGIFNIIVGAFGGMPMCHGAGGMAAHYRFGARTAGSNIMIGLIFVVLALLFGKASVSLLTSIPASVLGVLLLFAGLELALLVRDLKNINDYFISLLIAGIAVATTNMSYAFIAGISVKYVIDTMKIEL